A stretch of Phoenix dactylifera cultivar Barhee BC4 chromosome 16, palm_55x_up_171113_PBpolish2nd_filt_p, whole genome shotgun sequence DNA encodes these proteins:
- the LOC103710167 gene encoding uncharacterized membrane protein YMR155W-like — protein MVFAGGSGGATSGLAADVFRLAVQVVRGRWFMFFASFLIMAASGATYIFSIYSGDIKTSLGYDQSTLNTLSFFKDLGANVGILSGLINEVTPPWVVLSMGAGMNLFGYLMIYLSITGRIARPAVWQMYLYICIGANSQSFANTGSLVTSVKNFPESRGIVLGLLKGFVGLSGAIFNQLYFAIYGDDSKSLVLLIAWLPAAISIVFVHTIRIMEAASVPYKTSKPFYCFLYISIALATLLMVLIVVERQVVTFSRSEYVIAAAIVLLLLFLPLAVVIKEELKIFRKKKQALANPPPLSVTVERPAITEAQPPEPKQVPATTPTIIPTTTTAATTSPKKKSALSRVINTLKSPERGEDYSILQALFSIDMAVLFLATICGVGGTLTAIDNMGQIGQSLGYPKRSISTFVSLISIWNYAGRVTAGFVSEIVHAKYKFPRPLALTLVLLLSCVGHLLIAFGVSQSLYLASVIIGFCFGAQWPLLFAIISEIFGLKYYSTLYNFGGVASPIGSYILNVRITGHLYDRETDKQSNGLVRTKGKDLTCIGVECFKLSFIIITAATVLGALVSLILVWRTRNFYKGDIYARYRAAAAETENEAAMGTAIVTGKEGEEDKPISSEEVVANRDENKS, from the coding sequence GTTCTTTGCGTCGTTCCTGATCATGGCGGCCTCCGGCGCCACCTACATATTCAGCATCTACTCCGGCGACATCAAGACCTCCCTGGGATACGACCAATCGACACTCAACACCCTGTCCTTCTTCAAGGACCTCGGCGCTAACGTCGGCATCTTGTCCGGCCTCATCAACGAGGTCACCCCTCCCTGGGTCGTCCTCTCCATGGGCGCCGGCATGAACCTCTTCGGCTACCTCATGATCTACCTCTCCATCACCGGCCGAATCGCGCGCCCCGCCGTCTGGCAGATGTACCTTTACATATGTATCGGGGCCAATTCGCAGTCCTTCGCCAACACCGGCTCGCTCGTCACCAGTGTCAAGAACTTCCCGGAGAGCCGCGGGATCGTGCTCGGCCTCCTCAAGGGCTTCGTCGGCCTCAGCGGCGCCATCTTCAACCAGCTCTACTTCGCCATCTACGGCGACGACTCCAAGTCCCTCGTCCTCCTCATCGCGTGGCTCCCCGCCGCCATCTCCATCGTCTTCGTCCACACCATCCGGATCATGGAGGCGGCAAGCGTGCCCTACAAAACCTCCAAGCCCTTCTACTGCTTCCTTTACATCTCCATCGCCCTCGCCACCCTCCTCATGGTCCTCATCGTTGTCGAACGGCAAGTGGTCACCTTCTCTCGCTCCGAGTACGTCATCGCCGCTGccatcgtcctcctcctcctcttcctccctctcgcAGTTGTCATCAAAGAAGAGCTCAAGATCTTCAGGAAAAAGAAGCAAGCCCTCGCAAACCCTCCGCCTCTCTCTGTAACCGTCGAAAGACCGGCGATTACTGAAGCGCAGCCGCCGGAGCCGAAACAAGTCCCAGCCACCACCCCGACCATCATTCCGACGACGACTACCGCCGCCACTACGTCTCCTAAGAAGAAATCAGCCCTATCTCGTGTCATCAACACCCTCAAGTCTCCGGAGCGCGGCGAGGACTACTCCATCCTCCAAGCGCTCTTCAGCATCGACATGGCAGTCCTCTTCTTGGCCACCATTTGCGGAGTCGGCGGCACCTTGACGGCGATCGACAACATGGGCCAGATTGGGCAGTCGTTGGGCTACCCGAAACGGAGCATCAGCACCTTCGTATCTCTCATAAGCATATGGAATTATGCCGGCAGGGTCACCGCCGGGTTCGTCTCCGAGATCGTTCATGCCAAATATAAATTTCCCCGGCCTCTCGCGCTCActctcgtcctcctcctctcctgcgTTGGCCACCTCCTCATCGCCTTCGGCGTGTCACAATCTCTTTACCTCGCATCGGTGATCATCGGCTTCTGCTTCGGAGCTCAGTGGCCATTACTCTTCGCTATCATCTCTGAGATCTTCGGTCTCAAGTACTACTCCACTCTGTACAACTTTGGCGGCGTGGCGAGCCCAATTGGATCGTATATACTGAACGTGAGGATCACCGGGCATTTGTACGACAGGGAGACGGACAAGCAGAGCAATGGACTAGTGAGGACTAAAGGCAAGGACTTGACTTGCATTGGAGTCGAGTGTTTTAAGCTTTCTTTCATTATTATCACGGCAGCGACCGTGCTTGGAGCTCTTGTTTCACTGATATTGGTATGGAGGACGAGAAATTTCTACAAGGGCGATATATATGCGAGGTATCGGGCGGCGGCAGCCGAGACCGAGAATGAGGCGGCCATGGGGACTGCTATTGTCACAGGgaaagagggggaggaggacaAGCCTATTTCCTCTGAGGAGGTTGTGGCAAATAGGGATGAGAACAAAAGTTAA